ACCCCCCGTACCTGGCGGCGCTGAGGTGGaagcggcggccgcgggggcgcAGGGCGGCGCGGCCGAGGGTGCGGAGCGGGCAGAGCGCGGCGGCCATGGCTGCGGCCGTTCTGGCGGGAAGCAGCGCTGCGCCCCACCGCACCCCCCTCCGCCGCCTGATATAGTGCGGACGGTCCGGCCCCTCCCCTCCGCGCGGACCGGCGGGAGCCAATCGCCGCCGCGAGCGGCGCGGAGGGGGGAGTTGAATgttggaggagagggagggggcgGGACGGAGCGGGAGATGCCCGGCCGCGAttggggcagagggagagaggcgctCGGGAGagggggtgggcggggcggAGGGAGAAAGGCGGGGGGTGATTGGTGGGGAAGGGCGGGGCTTCTCCTCTCTAATTGGCCAGGGCGGCGCTCATTGGCTGGGCCCCGTGGGGTAAGAGGGGCTGCGGGTTGCGTAaccgggggccggggccggggccggggccggggccggggccggggccggggccggggccggggccggggccggggccgggtcAGGAGTCAGGGTTGGGATTGGGGTTGGGATTAGGTTTAGGTCTGAGGGTCAGGTAAAAGGCTGCCATTTGGGTTGGGGTtagggcagagagggagagtgGGATTTGGGGTGGGATTGGGGCTGGGGTTAGGGCCCTGGTTGGGATTGGGGTTGAGATTAGGGTTAGGCCTAGGATTGGGGTTAAAACTGGGGCTGGGGTTAGGACTGGGATGGGGGttagggctggggctggggttgggGTTAGGGCTGAGGTTGGGGTTAAGGCTGGGACTGGAGTTAGGTCTAAATATGGGACAGAGGTTAGGGCTAGTGCTGGGATTGGGATTAAAGATGGGACTGGGGTTAGGACTGGGATGGGGTTAGGGCTGGGTCTGGTGTTGGGATTGGGGTTGGGGTTAAGGCTGGGATTAGGGTTAGGGTTGAGGTTGGGGTTAAGGCTGGGACTGGAGTTAGGGCTAAATATGGGATTGGGGTTAGGGCTAGGTTTGAGTCTGGGATTAGGATGAGATTAAATATGGGGCTGTGAGTATGTCTAAAATCAGACTGATATTGAGGTTAGGACCAGGGTTAGGTTGGGGACTAAGGATACACACAGGAGGACAGGCAGTTTAATGGCTGAAAAATAGGGGAGATTTTTGCTGCAGGAGGTCACCGGTATCGTCCGACCCCTCCTCGAGCACCACAGAACCGGGGGTGAGCCAGGTGCTCCCAGTCCCCGgcgctcccagtgctcccaacACAGCGGGATGGGAAGCCAGATCCGTGGCCATCCGTCAGCACCCACCCGCGGCAAGAGGGAGCTGTTACTCACCCTTGGGATTTCTCCGCTGTTTCTGGCTGCGCTTTCTGCGAgtggaaaaattaaatgcttttgtaCAAAATTAGATACGATGAAGTTTTTCgtgttagtttgtttttttttttaaaacagatccCATGTGGCATCCTACGGCCCATGGCACCAGATCGGGTCAGGATGGGTGTGAATCATGCTTCCCAGTATTGCAGAGAAGGAAGCAAGAAAcctgcagagaagagaaaaggagagtctTAGGTCCTTGGGAACCTGAGCTGAGTGAGTTTAGCCATCCCCaccatgtttattttccttagcTTTGCCCTATGTACCCTTCCAGTTGTGAAAGGTGGCTGTGGAGGTTTATCCCAAGGTCACTGAAGTGCTTGGTAAAGTCTGTGGAGGTTTTTATACTGCCGTGAGTATCAAATAAATACCAAGGATCACCAGCCGCTATCTCCATGACGTCCCAGAAGAGTCGGCCccactctgtgctgcttctgagaGCTGCAAGAGGCAGCCTGGCTGCGAGCTAAAGTAACCTCACAgtgtttattttagttttgaacTTGTTTAGAGTGGCTGTGGATGACTTCctggtttttaaaagtaattttttaggACAAAACCAGCAGCTCCTTGCTAAGACAAGGGCTGGAGAAGTCACGTAACTGCGAAAAAGGGTGAAAACCTGCAAGAATCAGCTCTGGGAAAAGGGTTAAACGAACTTCAGGATATTTTGGGGGAATTTGAGCCTGTGAAGTTGGTCTGGGAGGCCGGGCGGGGCGTACAGGCCCAGCCTGGTGCCACGCCAAAAAGGAGGCACTGAAATAAGATGGTGGTGGTTTGAGGGAAGGGTTGGGGTATGTGTGTGGGAAGCATCTGTGAGTTGagggggatgcaggggaggAAGGTCTATGGTAGGGTGTGCCCAGGCCCACAGGGAGAGGGGTCTAGGGGTCCCCAGGCCCATAGGGATGGGGGTCTTGGGGTGACCAGGCCCATGGTAGGGAGGGTCTTGGAGTGCTCAGGCCCATAAGGTGGTCCCCAGGCCCATGGGGAAGGGGCTTTGGAGGTGCGCAGGCCCATAAGGGGGTCCTGAGGTCCATGACAAGGTGGTTCTGCAGGTCCCCAGGCCCACGGGGAAGGGGCTCTGAGGTCCCCAGGCCCATAAGGGGGTTACCAGGCCTATAAGTTGGGGGGGGAACTCTGGGGTTCCCCAGGTCCATAGGGGGGTCCCCAGGCCCATTTTGGGGTGGTCTTGGGGTCCCCAGGCCCATAAGGTGGTCCCCAGGCCCATAAGGGGGTTACCAGGCCTATAAATTGGGGATGAACTCTGGGGTTCCCCAGGTCCATAGGGGGGTGCCCAGGCCCATAAGGGGCTCCTGAGgcccgtggggagggggctctgggggtccccaggccCATAAGCGGGTGCGGGGGGCTCGAGGCCCGCACAAACCGACGAGGACCGAGGCCCATGGGCTGTTGCCATAGTGATGGCGCCGCGctaggccccgccccctccccgtgAGGCCGCGTCCCGAGCTCTCGCGAGAGTTgccggcgggccgggccggggcggggcgggcggtgccCGCCTGGAGCTGGGGCCGCGCGGGAGGAGTCGCCGCTCTCGCCTTGTCCCGTCCCGGGTCGGGCCGGCGTCTGCCCCGCCATGAGCTTCCTCTTGTGAGtgccggggagcggggggctgccaggggctCCGCGGGGAGAGGGGCCTccgggggggatggggggggtgggttcTGAGGGGCTTGGGGGGCGCTTGGGCCTGGTCTGTGAGAGGCgttgggggagggggcgggTGGGGGAGCGTGTGGGAGGGCTGTGAGGGGCTTCAGCGGAGGAAGGCTCTTGGGGAAGCTCCGGGGGGGTGCCTTCTAGAGCGGGGGGTGCTGGCGGTGTGTGGGGAGCTTGAGGAGGGGGTTGTGGGGAGAGGGCCTGAGGAAAGGCCGAGGCTTTGAGGGTGGGTTTGGGGTAGGGAGGTCCCCGCGGTGCCAGGAGCTGAGGAAGGCCTGTGGTTAGGCACGGGAGCGTCCCTCAGGGGACCTTTTAGGGGGAATCCCTGGGTAGCTTTGGGTGGAGGCCCTGGGGCCTTGGGGGGGCCCTGGGCCTGTATGGGGCgtgggaggctgtgggggggAGGTGGGTAGGGGTGCAATGCTGTGGAGTGAGCTCTGGGGGTTGTAGCATTTTGTGGGAGGAAGCCTTGGAGAAAGGCACGGTTAGCACTGGGGTGAGGGAGGGCCCCTTGCTGGGGTAGGGTCCCAGAGTGGGGTGTAGAGGGGGCTGGCAGCGGGAGCAGGGCCCTGGAGAGCAGGCACGCTGGGGAGCACCCATGTTGGGCGAGTGGTGGGGGGTGTATGAGGGAATGGGAAGACTTTTGCGGGGCAGTCTTAgggagaaggctctggggaggggTTGTCTTGTGAGGAGTTGTCCTGTTTCTCCCAAGTGGGGAGAATTTGAGGGGATGGTCTTCCAGGGGAATTGGGGGAGGTCCTGAGGGGCTGAGGGTGTCTGCAGGGATGCTTTGCCTTCGTGGGAGGCTCTGAGAGTCGggtgggggctttgggggtgcGGGGTGAGGCAGAGAAGAGGCCCTTGCCCCATGGATGTGGGCGTTACCTTACATCTGTTGATAGGTGCCAGTGCAGAGCAAAGGGTGCTGGCTCTTGGTGCCAGCTCATGTTTGTAGGGTTTGAGCTGGAGTTTGAGAGGGCTGCCCTCACGTGAGGTGGGGCAGGCCTGATTGCAGGGGAATGGTGTAAAATTTGGTAGACCTACAGGCATgtggtgtaaaaaaaaaaaaaaaagcacctttcaCAAGCTACAGTGGGTGGACTGTTGCGTACTTGTGTCGTGGATGTGAAGGCTTGTAAAGTGTGAGAGAGCTTTTGGCTCTGAAGGCCTGGTAGGTGCTGTGGGTGGGGACTGGAGGCATTTTGTGGCATATGAAGGGGCTGGGGAACCTCTTCCTATGGTTGACGATGCGCTGGGTCTGCCTTTTTGGGACCCTCTGCGTAGGCTCAGTGATGTGCTGGGCTTGCGTTTCAGCTGCGGCAGGAGCAGATTGGTTTAAGAGCGAGCTAGACCTAAAGGTCTTTTATTTTCACGAGTGTGCAAAGCCCTAAGGTTGCACCAGGAAGCTGCCATGAGGCGTGTGCCGGCCGAATGTGTCCGGTTGCGTGCAGCAGGGGCAGGACACTGGCAATGCCGAGCGGCGCACGCCAGAGAAGCTCATTTCCCCCGAGCCATGCTTTGGCCCCAGCCGTCCTATCGTTTGCGTCACCCTCCCTCAGAAGCAGAAAGCTGGCAGGGgtctgaaagaaatgttttgtggtTCAGAGGTATCAGAATTCATCCTGGTTTTGGCAGCGTTGGCTGTCTGGGGAGAGGCTGCGGTACTGCTGGCCCTGGTGGAGGGACAGTGGGGTTTGGCGAGGAGTTGTGCGATGGCTCGGCTGCTGAGCACAGCTGTCGGTACAACACAGCAAGGGAAGATTATGGTGACGATTTGCATTTCAGGGCTGGAGTCTATTAAGTCGCTATTTTTAGCAAGCTGTTTCCTACGGTGTGGTTGAGCGCCGAGTGTCTAATATTTGCTGCTGTCACACTGAGTAGTAGCGGTGGTCAGTGGGTCGTTTTGTCACTCAGTGGAGTTACGTGGGCTTTTCTTTCCATGATAGAAAGCAACTATTGCTCAGTGAGTCTTTGGGCCTTCGCACCAaatgtttttgatttttttaattatttttttttttaaaaagggtaagTGAAAGAGGGAAGTGTGCAGGCGGCTTGGCTGTGACGCCATCAGAAACTCTTTGGCCTGCACGTAGGATCCATTGGTCCCTATGGCGGGGGAAATGGGGAAGGGCTGGCGTCACCCTGGTTAAAAGTTCCGGGTGGCGAGGGGTAATGTGGGAAGTGTTTCTGGGAAGGGCACGCTGTTGAAGGACTAATTGGAAATGCTTTCTCTCTTGACAGTGGGAGTCGATCTTCGAAAACATTCAAACCCAAGAAGAACATTCCTGAAGGCTCCCATCAATATGAACTCTTGAAACATGCGGAAGCAACTCTGGGGAGCGGTAACCTTAGACAAGCGGTTATGTTGCCGGAGGGAGAGGACCTTAACGAGTGGATCGCCGTTAACAGTAAGTCCTAGGAAAGAGGGATCCACCCAAGTGTGGAGGTGGAGTGAGAAGACCAAATCTCTGGGCTTTATCCTTAGAAGAACCTAGAACTTCCCTAAATGAAATCCTTATCCTAGGCATGCTTTGTTTAGGTAACCAAGTTgagataaaaggaaattaagctGCGTGATGTGCTGATGGCAGATGGGCCCTGTGTCAAGGGGGCATCGCGCTCCGGAAGCATACAAAAAGCGAGAAACAAACTTGCGCCgttgtggttttggggtgggtttttttgagttcAGACTTGCAAAGGCGATTAGGTTTGCAAGCTGTTACTTTTGTACCAGAGAGTAAGCGTCAAGTATTGATATTTGGAATTACAAAGTTAGCACTGTTGGCTGCAAAAATAGCGACAGCGAGCAGGCCAGGGAAAAAGTGGAACCGTATTCTCCACTGAACTCTAGGTTTGTGgagtttcttttttgctttctattttcattttattactgCTGCATGCAGAGTTTAGAAAGCCAAATACCGCAAATGAATTTTGCTTTTGGCAGTTGCTCTCCCTGGCCTTGAACTTTTGCTTCTTTGGAGGTTAGAGGAGAAAGAAGTAGTCCTGAGTAATGGAAAACAGTTAAGTCAAGCCACAAGTGTTCAACCAAAGGAAGGTCTCCTATATTGTCAAAATCAATCAGGGTTTTGAGGTACTATCACTTTTTAAATGGAACCTAAACCAGTTGTTTCCAAGGTCTGGAAGGTGCAGCAGCGCTTCATGTCGTACAAATTGGCTAGGGACAGTGGTGGAGGGTGAAAAACTGACGGAGCAATTCAGATTCCTAGATAGTCAAAATGTCTTGAAGTCACTGGCTGGGTGACGTTGTACGGAAAGGGGATGCTTATTTTCGCTGAGAGCTTTGCGGCACATTCACCCTGGCGGCAGCAACCCTCGGAGGCTGCGTCAGCTGAACGAGCGCTAACCGGTGCTCCTGTCtgctttgtgtttgctttttgagTAAAATTGATGTGTTTCCTTTCCAGCGGTGGATTTCTTCAACCAAATCAACATGCTGTACGGGACCATTACGGAGTTCTGCACAGAGACAAGCTGTCCGGTCATGTCTGCAGGACCAAGGTGAGAAGCTTACTGCTGTCTACAGCTGCAATTTAAATGTGGGGAAGTAGGCGGGTGTGTGGGTTGCTTGAGCGTGCATAAAAGGAAGCTAAAAAGAGGATGGGACATGTCCAGATCACATTAACATGCAGCATCATGCTCCCCTGGTGTCATTTACCCGTGCGTAAAGCTATGGTGTCCATTAGGGAGGctgcatggcatcgacagcCATCGGTTTGTCTGGCGTGTTGACTGTCTGTCCAGGGGAAGTATGCATGGCCATGCCTTTTCCTGCTGTCAGTCGAGTCCCTGTGTTGTTTGGAAGCTGAAAAGATGTGTTGTTGAAATGgtttgttttaaggaaaatgaaggATCTGATTTGACTGGAAGTGTCTGGTCTCGCTGTCAAAGTCTTACAGTAACCTCTCGATGTTCCGTCTCACAGAGCTGGTGCTCCGAGAAGCCGTAGCATGGTTTTCCTGAGCACGAGCAATTCTTAAGACgctcctgccagcacagggcaggatgCGAGGCAGGCGATCGCTCAGGTCGGATTACTGTATGCCTGACGCTTATCCTTGTGGTGGAGAGCTACAGCTGGGAAGGGAACCCCGTGCTTATAGGGACTGGTACGTGTGGTAGGGAACAGTCTTTTGGGTCCTGCAGATCCCTGTGCCACACCGAGGCTGGTATCATCTGCCCTGTTGAACCAGCCTGGCCTGAAGTACGCTTATCCTGGCGCAGGCCATGAAGGGGCACAAAGCGGGTGGTGTCCTGAGGTGGTTTTAGGGGCTGTTGGCCCTCGATTGACACAGGTGTTCGTTGGTTTTCAGGAGGCGTGTTTTGCCAGCTGTCGTAGCGTAACTGCATGGGCAGAAGGTTGGGGTGTCATGGaatgtagaaagaaaatagtgAAAAGGTGTATTTGGGGTCCCTCGTTTTTAGGAGGTGTGAATACCCACAGGGAGATTACGCGTTGGTTCTGCACTTGTGTATTTTGTTGAGGTACCTTGTTCATAAGGTTGCTCGAGGCTCGCTGTTTTTGGGGGTAGCAGCGGGGAGTCTGGCCAGCAAACAGTATTTGTAGGGGGCCGTGTAACATCCTGCCCTGCTTTTCTACCTCGAAGTATCTAGACTACAAGTTCCCGTTTCTATATTTGGGGTTGCTTCCTGTAATGATTTCCTGTTTAAATGGCATGGTTTATTTTCGCTTGTTGTCGGGCAAGAAATGACAGTCGAAACGTGGtgtttttcctcccactttTGAAGAATTTTGCAAAAGATCGCAGAGAAAGCGCGCTGTGTTGTCATGTAGCGTTAGAGTCAACATCTGCCCCAGTTCGGAGGAGCTATGGGATCAATAAGCGCACATGTCGATTTAGAGACAGCAGCTTCCAAAAGCTTTTGGCTAACATGCGACCCCGGGAAGGGTCTCTCGGGGAAGTCAGCCATCTTGTGTGAGGGGAGAGGGAACGCCAAGTTCCTGGAGGGTGTCCAAAAGCCATCGGTGAATTCAGTCAGATGGTGCGCAATGGCCCTGACGCTTCCTCTTTGGCcagtttttgtcttgttttaagGAAACATTGATGTCTGAGGAGGTGGCCACAAAGTCCAAGCTCACTTTTGAGGGTTGAAACCTGAGGGCGATCACTGCAGCCCTCGGGATGGAGGTGTTAACTCTGACTCTGTTGTGTTATGCTTGAGGAAGTTGGACAGGCAAAGCGCTGCTCTCGTCGCTTTTGGGGAGTGTGAGTGTTGTAGCGTCACTCCTTGCTGAGATAAGGAGGAAGCCGTGGGGcctgaaaatgccttttttttttttttttttttttcccctcagagcaatatatttattttctgtccctCTCCCTGCAGATATGAGTACCACTGGGCGGACGGCACCAACATAAAGAAGCCGATCAAGTGCTCGGCTCCGAAGTACATCGATTACTTGATGACATGGGTGCAGGACCAGCTGGATGACGAAACGCTTTTCCCTTCAAAGATCGGTAAGCACAGCTGTGCGACACTACCGGCCTTGCTGATAGCACCAAGACGCTGCCGGAACGTCTCGCTTTGGTACTTCTGACTGAACTGAAGGACTTACCTATGCGCCTTGGTGCATTTCAGGGGTTCCTTTTCCCAAGAACTTCATGTCGGTGGCCAAGACGATCCTGAAGCGGCTGTTTCGTGTGTATGCCCACATCTACCACCAGCACTTTGATTCCGTCATgcggctgcaggaggaggcCCACCTCAACACCTCCTTCAAGCACTTTATCTTCTTTGTGCAGGTGAGTTGTGAAATGGTGGCCGGTCGCCTGCCTCTGGGGTTTCTTCTTCcccatttgcttttaaagggaGCTGATTTTTAAGCACCTCCTTGCTCTTTGAAGATCCACATCCGTGGTGTGCGCTGCAAGATGCGCTCGGCTCCCAGGCTCCGTACCGTGCGAACCGTGGGTTTGTGGCGGTGGGGTTTTCTGCAGGAAGCGTGGCCGTGCTGGCTGTAAATGCTTGAACTTCTCTCTCTCGGGTATTAGTTATTGGCCTGCAGCAAAAGAAACTAGGCTCGGAGGAGAACTTGGGGGTTTTGTAGCTCAAGAATCAACTCAGAAATAGCagaggcacttttttttttaatcccttgaCTGTATTTTAATGGCCTGTTCTGTGACTGCACATGTGCCTCCTCGTGCGGAGCAGCATGGTGCTTCTTGGCAGAAAAAGTCTTGTCTTGAAAAGTGAGAATTTCTTCACAGAGAAATGGAGGAGGCAGCGGCTGCAGTTTGGTGTTTCTCTCAGGAGCCGGCACGCATTGACGTGGCAAGCTCCAAGTGCACGCAGGGTGGCCGGGTGTGTTTTCCAGCAGCTCTTTTTGAGGTGCCTTTagtttttgtgtttgggtttttttacctcCTGCCAGGAATTCAACTTGATCGACAGGCGGGAGTTGGCTCCTCTGCAGGAACTGATTGAGAAGCTGGGCTCCAAGGACAGATAAAACTTTCCCTGGGAGGACCCTTTCGGCCGctcctttctgctttgtatGCCAGCCACTTCTACGCTTCGCCTTCAGCGACGCAAGCCCCGAGATGCCGGGCAGCGCTCTGAGCGGCATCGGTCTCGGAGGCCAAGCGTCGCTTCTACTGTGCAGCAGCTGCGGCCTGTTCTGGGTCAGAAGCCGCTGGCTGCGCTGTGGCGACTTGCCCTGTGTCGTCCACTTGGTTTTCTAGGCTACGTTGCTCAAGTCTGGTGAGCGCTGCAGCCTCGTTGAGGATGGGACTCGGACTTGGAGTAGTTTTTGTTTCCCACAGGCATGGGCTGAAGCTCAAGCGCTGCAGTGCTGCGCTTGGCCTGTGCGCAGCCCTGACCGGGGCCAAGCCTGGGGCCTGCTCCCCCCTGggcaagagcagagcagcaaacGGGGGATGAGATGCACTCACAGCCTTAAGCTCCCCTTTGGCAGCTGCAttggaagggggaggaaaagaagtGCCTGGCCCAAGGGGAGCCTGTCccctgcctgggctggaggAGCCGTGCCCTCGTGTTCCCGGCAGAGGGAGGGACCCTCTGTGCGGCAAGGCAATAATaaatttctcctttctgctcttctttcGGAGGAAGAGAGGGgtggtttcttcttcttcccttcccctcacaggcccaccccccccagccctgcacacgTGCCTTTATTGAAAACCCGGCACTTGGGCCCTTCCCCGAGATGAAGGTGGCCTCGTACTCATCAGCGCAGGTGCCTTGGGGTGAGAGCAGCTTTATTGACTGGTGGGGGACACAAGCGTCAAGGTTTTGGGGTGGAGGTGAAGATGCGCAGTCCGTGCATGCTCTTGATCTCCTCGCTCAGTGCCTGCAACAGACCAGGGCCGAGACTCGAGGCGGTTCGGGGGGGCAGCTCATGCTATGCTAAGAGCAAAGCCCTGTGTGTGCAGCGGGCCCTATGGGCCGTGCGCCCCCAGAAATAACACCaaaccagctgctgctgtcagcactGCACTGCGAGCGTGCACAGCCGTGCTATTTATCACCCACAGCGCTGCATGCATGTACGCTGCCCCATTCCAAGTGCTACCTGCAACCAGAGTGCTGCAGAAgtgctgcactgctgctgttgaGAGGAAGGGCTGTGCTATTTAGTGCTGCGTGAGCCTTGAAGtgctgctccaggctgagcatCGCAGTTCAGCACTCTGTGTTCTGTGCGTGTGTGCACCACAGCTGCAGCACCCAACTGACATGCTGGGTGTGTGCACTGTGCCCTGGGGCCATATACAGGTGGAGCTGCGCTATCTACTAGAAAACAAGGGCTGTGGTGGTGgttattggggaaaaaaaggaagagctatGCTATTACGACCTTTGCGCTTCCTGCAGCCGCAGAGCTGTGCTCACGCCCCGGGTGCGGCACCCGAGCTGGGCACGGGGCCTGCGGTGCTGCACGGCTGGGCACCTCGGCACGCTGACTGTGCCTGGGCATGTGCGCTGTCGCTGCGCACACACGCACGGGCCGTGCCCTGCTTGATTGCCGCACACGCGGCTACCCTGTTTATCAGGAAGAAAAGCTGTGCTACTCAGACACGTGCACTGTAGAATCATGGAGTAGCCTGAGcaggaagggacccacaaggaccatcgagtccaacccctgtccctgcacagggcaccctaaattcacaccgtgtctctgagggccttgtccaagcgCTCGCTGAATATTGCGAGgctggtgctgtgatgcctccctggggagcctgttccagggctccaccaccctcggggggaagaacctttccctcatgcccagcctaaccctcccctggcacatctccctgccgttccctcggggcctggcgttggtcaccagagagcagagaccagccctgcccctcctcctgcccttgggagggagctgcagagcgccatgaggctgccctcggcctcctctgctccagctgaacaaacccagggactccagccgctcctcgtacggtttcccctctaaacccttccccagccccgtggcctcCTCGGGAcgctctccagtagctttatacctTTAATGTACTGCAGGGTGCTTAATAGCAGCGGTTGCAGCTGAGCACGCTGCCTGCAGCTCGGCAGCCGGGCACCGCCTGTGCCCCGCGCTCACGTTTCGCACGCCAACAGTGCCTGCACACGCAGTGCCCAGCTCCAAAGCGCTGCAGGCACCGCACACGCACACGCTCTCTCTGCAAGCGTTAAGCACCAGGCACAAGCAAAGCACCCGGCTCTGCGTTGTGCGCGCTCGCGGTGCCCCACATCGCGCTGCCCAAACGCCGTCGCCGCCGGCCTGGCCGCGGCCCCCCCACCCTGTGCCCCCCTCACCTGGTTGACCATCTGGTGCTGCTGCACCGTTCGCTTCTCTCTGAAATCCTCCGACTCGATGTGAATTTCGTACATGGCGCCGCAGCctcctggaaaaataaaagcgGCGGTGAATGCTCGAGTGATGATGAGGGTCCTTCGTGCCCCCACAGTCCTGAGCTGGCTGGGGGGTCCCCACAGCGCGGGGGGGGGGTATGGGGATGGACTTGTCTCCTCCCTCACAAGGTGCaggggtggttttggggggtggggaggaggaaaataaagagggttggggggttttttttccatacctGAGATATCCACGACTTTGATGGCAGAAGCGCGGGGGAATTTCTCGCGCAGGACACGGGTCACTCGGGCCTCCCCGTCCGTCTGCGAGGTGAAGCTGCGCCAGGTCCGGCGGCGCaagaggagctgggggggggcgggacggggaCACAAACCACCTCTGAGGGACGctccgggggcgggggggggagggtgtgtGAAACAGGCCGGTCCTCgcatggggggggcggggggggcttcATGCCCTCATGGGCACCGGGGgtacgggggtgggggggatgtcACCTTCACCCAcaccggggggggtgggggggatgggTGTCACACACACTTACCGTGAGGGTCGGCGGGCACCGCCACCGCGGACACTTACCGTGAGGCGCCGCCGGCCGCGCTTACCGGTACCGttaccgggggggggggcggggacaGACGTGGGGAgaagacacccccccccgccccctccacCCATCTGGGAGGGATCTCGGCCACAGcgcccccaccaccccaccccaccccgtcccgggagggggcacggccCGCGGGACGGAGGGACGGACACGGACAGACAGAGGACACGCACCGGCCCGCGGGACagcagccccgccgcggcggccatACTGGGCGAAGCCGCGCCCCCGGCGGGGCGTCACCCACCGCCCAGCCAATCGCAGCGTGCTCCGcacgggcggggcggggctggcgCTGCCCCGCCTCTGGCAGCGCGACCCCTGGCGGCTCGGAGGACCCTGGCTGGGATTATGCTCGCCAATCCCGTCCGCGCCCCGactccccctcccccgccccccccgcgaAAGGGCCCCATCCTGACAACCCCCCCCACAAgaggacacccccccccccaccccaagaaaAGCCCCCTCATCCTGCACCACCAAgcacccccccccctccgcgaggacagaccccccccccatatCCTGCTGTCCACTCCTATACACAGGGCCCGATCCTGCACCCCCTCCAAAAGGGaccccaccctccctccccccaagaagaccccaccccctccctgcccccccc
The sequence above is drawn from the Phalacrocorax carbo chromosome 24, bPhaCar2.1, whole genome shotgun sequence genome and encodes:
- the MOB1A gene encoding MOB kinase activator 1A; protein product: MSFLFGSRSSKTFKPKKNIPEGSHQYELLKHAEATLGSGNLRQAVMLPEGEDLNEWIAVNTVDFFNQINMLYGTITEFCTETSCPVMSAGPRYEYHWADGTNIKKPIKCSAPKYIDYLMTWVQDQLDDETLFPSKIGVPFPKNFMSVAKTILKRLFRVYAHIYHQHFDSVMRLQEEAHLNTSFKHFIFFVQEFNLIDRRELAPLQELIEKLGSKDR
- the BOLA3 gene encoding bolA-like protein 3 isoform X2 — its product is MAAAAGLLSRGPLLLRRRTWRSFTSQTDGEARVTRVLREKFPRASAIKVVDISGGCGAMYEIHIESEDFREKRTVQQHQMVNQALSEEIKSMHGLRIFTSTPKP
- the BOLA3 gene encoding bolA-like protein 3 isoform X1, with the translated sequence MGGGGGGGCLLPTSVPAPPPGNGTGKRGRRRLTLLLRRRTWRSFTSQTDGEARVTRVLREKFPRASAIKVVDISGGCGAMYEIHIESEDFREKRTVQQHQMVNQALSEEIKSMHGLRIFTSTPKP